A window of the Pseudomonas gozinkensis genome harbors these coding sequences:
- a CDS encoding sarcosine oxidase subunit alpha: protein MSQTNRLSNGGRIDRNKVLSFTFNGQTYKGFEGDSLAAALLANGVDIIGRSFKYSRPRGIFAAGAEEPNAVLQIGATEATQIPNVRATQQALYQGLVATSTNGWPSVNNDMMGILGKVGGKLMPPGFYYKTFMYPQSFWMTYEKYIRKAAGLGRSPTEVDPDTYDYMNQHCDVLIVGAGPAGLAAALAAARSGARVIIADEQEEFGGSLLDSRESLDGKPAVEWVASVVAELKNTPDVLLLPRATVNGYHDHNFLTIHERLTDHLGDRAPIGQVRQRIHRVRAKRVVLATGAHERPLVYGNNDVPGNMLAGAVSTYVRRYGVAPGKKLVLTTNNDHAYRVALDWLDASLQVVAIADARSNPRGALVEEARAKGIRILTGSAVIEARGSKHVTAARVAAIDVKGHKVTSPGEWLDCDLIASSGGYSPVVHLASHLGGKPIWREDILGFVPGEAPQKRVCVGGINGVYGLGDSLADGFEGGVRAASEAGFQSVEAVLPKALSRLEEPTLALFQVPHEKATARAPKQFVDLQNDVTAAAIELATREGFESVEHVKRYTALGFGTDQGKLGNVNGLAIAARSLNVTIPQMGTTMFRPNYTPVTFGAVAGRHCGHIFEPVRYTALHQWHLKNGAEFEDVGQWKRPWYFPKNGEDMHAAVKRECKAVRDSVGLLDASTLGKIDIQGPDAREFLNRVYTNAWTKLDVGKARYGLMCKEDGMVFDDGVTACLADNHFVMTTTTGGAARVLQWLELYHQTEWPEMKVYFTSVTDHWATMTLSGPNSRKLLSAVTDIDLANEAFPFMTWKEGLVGGVPARVFRISFTGELSYEVNVQADYAMGVLEKIVEAGKAFNLTPYGTETMHVLRAEKGFIIVGQDTDGSMTPDDLNMGWCVGRTKPFSWIGQRGMNREDCVRDQRKQLVGLKPIDPNVWLPEGAQLVFNTKQSIPMTMVGHVTSSYAHNSLGYSFAMGVVKGGLKRLGERVFAPLADGSVIEAEIVSSVFFDPKGDRQNI from the coding sequence ATGAGCCAGACCAATCGCCTGTCCAATGGTGGACGGATCGACCGCAACAAAGTGCTGAGCTTCACCTTCAATGGCCAGACCTACAAAGGGTTTGAAGGCGACTCGCTGGCCGCAGCCCTGCTGGCCAACGGCGTCGACATCATTGGCCGCAGCTTCAAGTATTCGCGTCCGCGCGGCATCTTCGCCGCCGGTGCCGAAGAGCCGAACGCGGTGCTGCAGATCGGTGCTACCGAAGCCACCCAGATCCCTAACGTGCGCGCCACGCAACAGGCGTTGTACCAGGGCCTGGTCGCCACCAGCACCAACGGCTGGCCGAGCGTCAACAACGACATGATGGGGATTCTCGGCAAGGTCGGCGGCAAGCTGATGCCGCCGGGCTTCTACTACAAAACCTTCATGTACCCGCAATCGTTCTGGATGACGTACGAGAAATACATTCGCAAGGCCGCAGGTTTAGGTCGTTCGCCGACCGAGGTCGATCCGGACACCTACGACTACATGAACCAGCACTGCGACGTGCTGATCGTCGGCGCCGGCCCGGCCGGTCTGGCCGCTGCCCTGGCGGCTGCGCGCAGCGGTGCCCGTGTGATCATCGCCGATGAACAGGAAGAGTTCGGCGGCAGCCTGCTCGACTCCCGCGAAAGCCTCGATGGCAAGCCAGCGGTGGAGTGGGTCGCCAGTGTTGTTGCCGAACTGAAGAACACCCCGGACGTGCTGCTGTTGCCGCGCGCCACGGTCAACGGTTATCACGACCACAACTTCCTGACCATTCACGAACGCCTCACCGATCACCTCGGCGACCGCGCTCCGATCGGCCAGGTGCGTCAGCGTATCCACCGCGTGCGCGCCAAGCGCGTGGTGCTGGCGACCGGCGCTCACGAGCGTCCGCTGGTCTACGGCAACAACGATGTGCCGGGCAACATGCTCGCCGGTGCGGTGTCGACTTACGTGCGCCGTTACGGCGTGGCACCGGGCAAAAAACTGGTGCTGACCACCAACAATGATCACGCCTACCGCGTGGCGCTGGACTGGCTCGACGCCAGCCTGCAAGTGGTCGCCATCGCCGATGCCCGCAGCAATCCGCGTGGTGCGCTGGTGGAAGAAGCGCGCGCCAAAGGCATTCGCATCCTCACCGGCAGCGCTGTGATCGAGGCCCGGGGCAGCAAGCACGTCACCGCTGCCCGCGTGGCGGCGATCGATGTCAAAGGCCACAAGGTCACCAGCCCGGGCGAATGGCTCGACTGCGACCTGATCGCCAGCTCCGGCGGTTACAGCCCGGTGGTTCACCTGGCGTCGCACTTGGGTGGCAAGCCGATCTGGCGTGAAGACATCCTCGGTTTCGTACCGGGCGAAGCACCGCAGAAACGCGTGTGCGTCGGTGGCATTAACGGCGTCTACGGTCTCGGCGATTCCCTGGCCGACGGTTTTGAAGGCGGCGTGCGCGCTGCGTCCGAAGCCGGTTTCCAGAGCGTCGAAGCAGTCCTGCCGAAAGCCCTGAGCCGTCTGGAAGAACCGACGCTGGCGCTGTTCCAGGTGCCTCACGAAAAAGCCACTGCACGGGCACCGAAGCAATTCGTCGACCTGCAGAACGACGTGACCGCCGCCGCCATCGAACTGGCGACCCGCGAAGGTTTCGAGTCGGTCGAGCACGTCAAACGCTACACCGCACTGGGTTTCGGCACCGATCAGGGCAAGCTCGGTAACGTCAACGGTCTGGCCATCGCCGCCCGTTCGCTGAACGTGACCATCCCGCAGATGGGCACCACGATGTTCCGTCCGAACTACACGCCGGTCACTTTCGGCGCGGTAGCCGGCCGTCACTGTGGGCACATCTTTGAACCGGTGCGCTACACCGCACTGCATCAATGGCACCTGAAAAACGGCGCCGAGTTCGAAGACGTCGGTCAGTGGAAACGTCCGTGGTACTTCCCGAAAAACGGCGAAGACATGCATGCCGCCGTCAAACGCGAATGCAAGGCCGTGCGCGACAGCGTCGGTCTGCTGGACGCTTCGACCCTGGGCAAGATCGACATCCAGGGCCCGGATGCACGTGAGTTCCTCAACCGCGTGTACACCAACGCCTGGACCAAGCTCGATGTGGGCAAGGCCCGTTACGGCCTGATGTGCAAGGAAGACGGCATGGTCTTCGACGACGGTGTGACGGCGTGTCTGGCCGACAACCATTTCGTCATGACCACCACCACCGGCGGCGCGGCTCGCGTACTGCAATGGCTGGAGCTGTACCACCAGACCGAATGGCCAGAGATGAAGGTGTACTTCACCTCCGTCACCGACCACTGGGCGACCATGACCCTGTCCGGTCCGAACAGCCGCAAGCTGCTCAGCGCCGTGACCGACATCGACCTGGCCAACGAAGCCTTCCCGTTCATGACCTGGAAAGAAGGTCTGGTCGGCGGTGTGCCGGCGCGGGTGTTCCGCATCTCGTTCACCGGTGAGCTGTCGTACGAAGTCAACGTCCAGGCCGACTACGCAATGGGTGTTCTGGAGAAGATTGTCGAGGCGGGGAAGGCGTTCAACCTGACGCCATATGGCACCGAAACCATGCACGTTCTGCGGGCCGAGAAGGGCTTCATCATCGTCGGCCAGGACACCGACGGTTCGATGACCCCGGACGACCTGAACATGGGCTGGTGTGTCGGTCGCACCAAACCGTTCTCGTGGATCGGCCAGCGCGGCATGAACCGTGAAGACTGCGTGCGTGACCAGCGTAAACAGCTGGTGGGCCTGAAGCCGATCGATCCGAATGTCTGGCTGCCGGAAGGTGCACAGCTGGTGTTCAACACCAAGCAGTCGATCCCGATGACCATGGTCGGCCACGTGACCTCCAGCTACGCGCACAACTCCCTCGGCTATTCGTTCGCCATGGGCGTGGTCAAGGGCGGTCTGAAACGCCTGGGCGAGCGGGTGTTCGCACCGCTGGCGGACGGCAGCGTGATCGAGGCGGAAATCGTTTCTTCGGTGTTCTTCGATCCGAAAGGCGATCGCCAGAACATTTGA
- a CDS encoding sarcosine oxidase subunit delta encodes MLHIFCPHCGELRSEEEFHASGQAHIPRPLDPASCTDEEWGDYMFFRDNPRGLHHELWDHVAGCRQYFNVTRDTVTYEILETYKIGSKPQFTDKADTAKTATTALGEKV; translated from the coding sequence ATGTTGCATATCTTCTGTCCTCACTGCGGCGAACTGCGCTCCGAAGAGGAATTCCATGCATCCGGCCAGGCGCACATCCCGCGTCCTCTGGACCCTGCAAGCTGCACCGACGAGGAGTGGGGCGACTACATGTTTTTCCGCGACAACCCGCGCGGCCTGCACCACGAGTTGTGGGATCACGTCGCCGGTTGCCGCCAGTACTTCAACGTCACCCGCGACACCGTGACCTACGAGATTCTCGAAACCTACAAGATCGGCAGCAAGCCGCAATTCACCGACAAGGCTGACACTGCGAAAACAGCCACGACGGCGCTGGGAGAGAAGGTATGA
- the fdhA gene encoding formaldehyde dehydrogenase, glutathione-independent has translation MSGNRGVVYLGAGKVEVQKIDYPKMQDPRGRKIEHGVILRVVSTNICGSDQHMVRGRTTAQTGLVLGHEITGEVIEKGSDVENLKIGDLVSVPFNVACGRCRSCKEQHTGVCLTVNPARAGGAYGYVDMGDWTGGQAEYVLVPYADFNLLKLPDRDKAMEKIRDLTCLSDILPTGYHGAVTAGVGPGSTVYIAGAGPVGLAAAASARLLGAAVVIIGDVNTIRLAHAKAQGFEIVDLSKDTPLHEQIAALLGEPEVDCAVDCVGFEARGHGHDGVKSEAPATVLNSLMGVVRVAGKIGIPGLYVTEDPGAVDAAAKMGSLSIRFGLGWAKSHSFHTGQTPVMKYNRQLMQAIMWDRINIAEVVGVQVISLDQAPEGYGEFDAGVPKKFVIDPHKLFSAA, from the coding sequence ATGTCTGGCAATCGTGGTGTGGTGTATCTCGGCGCTGGCAAGGTCGAAGTACAGAAAATCGACTATCCGAAAATGCAGGATCCGCGCGGCAGGAAGATCGAGCACGGTGTCATCCTGCGTGTGGTTTCAACCAACATTTGCGGCTCCGACCAGCACATGGTGCGCGGCCGTACCACGGCGCAGACCGGTCTGGTCCTGGGTCATGAAATTACCGGTGAGGTGATCGAGAAGGGTTCCGACGTCGAGAACCTGAAGATTGGCGACCTGGTGTCCGTTCCGTTCAACGTGGCTTGCGGGCGCTGCCGTTCCTGCAAGGAGCAACACACCGGCGTCTGCCTGACCGTCAACCCGGCCCGCGCCGGCGGTGCCTACGGTTATGTCGACATGGGCGACTGGACCGGCGGCCAGGCCGAGTACGTGCTGGTGCCGTACGCCGACTTCAACCTGCTGAAACTGCCGGATCGCGACAAGGCCATGGAGAAAATCCGTGACCTGACCTGCCTCTCCGACATTCTGCCGACCGGTTACCACGGCGCCGTTACTGCTGGCGTTGGCCCGGGCAGCACCGTTTACATCGCGGGCGCCGGCCCGGTCGGTCTCGCCGCAGCGGCATCCGCCCGCCTGCTGGGCGCTGCGGTGGTGATCATCGGCGACGTCAACACCATCCGCCTGGCCCACGCCAAGGCTCAGGGTTTCGAAATCGTCGACCTGTCGAAAGACACCCCGCTGCACGAACAGATCGCCGCGCTGCTGGGCGAGCCAGAAGTGGATTGCGCGGTGGACTGCGTGGGCTTCGAAGCCCGTGGTCATGGTCACGATGGCGTCAAATCCGAAGCCCCGGCCACCGTGCTCAACTCGCTGATGGGCGTGGTGCGCGTAGCCGGCAAGATCGGTATCCCGGGCCTGTACGTGACCGAGGATCCGGGTGCCGTCGATGCCGCCGCGAAAATGGGCAGCCTGAGCATTCGTTTTGGTCTTGGCTGGGCGAAATCCCACAGCTTCCACACCGGCCAGACTCCAGTGATGAAGTACAACCGCCAGTTGATGCAGGCAATCATGTGGGATCGCATCAACATCGCCGAAGTGGTGGGCGTGCAGGTCATCAGCCTCGACCAGGCGCCGGAAGGCTACGGCGAGTTCGATGCGGGTGTACCGAAGAAGTTTGTGATTGATCCGCACAAGTTGTTTAGTGCGGCGTAA
- a CDS encoding anti-sigma factor has product MNYQTPALRRALAADYAIGLMPAPARRRFEQLLLEDAGLRAELAQWQESLASLTETLPEVPVPERVWHGVTARIEPQVLHVPEKRPFWNWLRVTAALASIVVLVFLGSLYTHDDVHYRATLLSAEARPALKVEAHDDYLQVEPLTLAAVDPQRSLELWAIPADGKPISLGVIPAGGKGKVELSDAQKALIGKPIALAVSLEPKGGSPTGQPTGPVLYQGALAAL; this is encoded by the coding sequence ATGAACTACCAGACCCCGGCCCTGCGCCGCGCCCTCGCCGCCGATTACGCTATCGGTTTGATGCCGGCGCCGGCCCGGCGACGTTTCGAGCAGTTGCTGCTGGAAGACGCCGGCCTGCGCGCCGAACTGGCCCAGTGGCAGGAAAGCCTCGCCAGCCTTACCGAAACGTTACCGGAGGTTCCGGTGCCGGAGCGCGTGTGGCACGGCGTTACCGCGCGGATCGAACCGCAGGTGCTGCATGTGCCCGAGAAGCGTCCGTTCTGGAACTGGCTGCGCGTTACGGCAGCACTGGCCTCCATCGTGGTGCTGGTATTCCTCGGCTCGCTGTACACCCACGACGACGTCCACTACCGCGCCACCCTGCTGAGCGCCGAAGCGCGACCGGCGCTGAAGGTCGAGGCGCATGACGATTACCTGCAAGTCGAGCCGCTGACTTTGGCGGCCGTCGATCCTCAGCGCAGTCTGGAACTGTGGGCGATTCCGGCCGATGGCAAGCCGATCTCCCTGGGCGTGATTCCGGCGGGAGGCAAAGGCAAGGTTGAATTGAGCGACGCGCAGAAAGCGTTGATCGGCAAGCCGATTGCGCTGGCGGTGAGTCTTGAGCCGAAAGGTGGATCGCCGACCGGACAGCCGACGGGGCCGGTGCTTTATCAAGGGGCGTTGGCGGCGTTGTAG
- the purU gene encoding formyltetrahydrofolate deformylase, whose translation MSRAPDTWILTADCPSVLGTVDAVTRFLFEQGCYVTEHHSFDDRLSGRFFIRVEFRQPDGFDEQSFRAGLAERGQAFGMIFELTAPNYRPKVVIMVSKADHCLNDLLYRQRIGQLSMDVAAVVSNHPDLKPLADWHQIPYYHFPLDPNDKPSQERQVWQVIEESGAELVILARYMQVLSPELCRKLDGKAINIHHSLLPGFKGAKPYHQAYNKGVKLVGATAHYINNDLDEGPIIAQGVEAVDHSHYPEDLIAKGRDIEGLTLARAVGYHIERRVFLNANRTVVL comes from the coding sequence ATGAGCCGCGCCCCGGATACATGGATTCTGACCGCCGACTGCCCCAGCGTTCTCGGCACCGTGGACGCGGTGACGCGTTTTCTGTTCGAGCAGGGTTGCTACGTCACCGAGCACCACTCGTTCGATGACCGGCTCTCGGGCCGGTTCTTCATTCGTGTGGAATTCCGTCAGCCCGACGGCTTCGACGAGCAATCCTTCCGCGCCGGCCTCGCCGAACGCGGTCAGGCGTTCGGCATGATCTTCGAGCTGACCGCGCCGAACTACCGGCCAAAAGTGGTGATCATGGTCTCCAAGGCCGATCACTGCCTCAACGACTTGCTCTACCGCCAGCGCATCGGCCAGTTGTCGATGGACGTGGCGGCGGTCGTGTCGAATCACCCGGACCTCAAGCCGCTGGCCGACTGGCACCAGATTCCCTACTACCATTTCCCCCTCGACCCCAACGACAAGCCGTCGCAGGAGCGTCAGGTGTGGCAGGTGATCGAAGAGTCCGGCGCTGAACTGGTGATCCTCGCCCGCTACATGCAGGTGCTGTCGCCGGAGCTGTGCCGCAAGCTCGATGGCAAGGCGATCAACATTCATCACTCGCTGCTGCCGGGCTTCAAGGGCGCCAAGCCGTATCACCAGGCCTACAACAAGGGGGTGAAACTGGTGGGCGCGACGGCGCACTACATCAACAACGACCTCGACGAGGGGCCGATCATCGCCCAGGGCGTCGAGGCGGTGGATCACAGTCATTACCCCGAAGACCTGATCGCCAAGGGCCGCGACATCGAAGGCCTGACCCTGGCCCGGGCCGTGGGTTATCACATTGAGCGGAGGGTGTTTTTGAACGCCAATCGCACCGTCGTTCTTTAG
- a CDS encoding sarcosine oxidase subunit beta has translation MQRYSGFGLFKHSLSHHENWQRMWRTPTPKKVYDVVIVGGGGHGLATAYYLAKEHGITNVAVVEKGWLGGGNTARNTTIVRSNYLWDESAHLYEHAMKLWEGLSQDLNYNVMFSQRGVYNLCHTLQDIRDSERRVSANRLNGVDGELLNAKQVADEIPYLDCSKNTRYPVMGATVQRRGGVARHDAVAWGFARAADALGVDLIQQTEVIGFRKENGVCIGVETNKGFIGAKRVGVVTAGNSGHMAKLAGFRLPIESHPLQALVSEPIKPIIDSVIMSNAVHGYISQSDKGDLVIGAGIDGYNGYGQRGSYPVIEHTIQAIVEMFPVLSRVRMNRQWGGIVDTTPDACPIISKTPVPNMFFNCGWGTGGFKATPGSGNVFAASLAKGEMHPLAAPFSIDRFHNGALIDEHGAAAVAH, from the coding sequence ATGCAACGCTATTCGGGCTTCGGCCTCTTCAAACACTCCCTCAGCCACCACGAAAACTGGCAGCGCATGTGGCGCACGCCGACCCCGAAGAAAGTCTACGACGTGGTCATCGTCGGCGGCGGCGGGCACGGTCTGGCGACGGCCTACTATCTGGCCAAAGAGCACGGCATCACCAACGTGGCCGTGGTCGAGAAGGGCTGGCTGGGCGGCGGTAACACCGCGCGCAACACCACCATCGTTCGCTCCAACTACCTGTGGGACGAGTCGGCTCACCTGTACGAACACGCGATGAAACTGTGGGAAGGTCTTTCGCAAGACCTGAACTACAACGTGATGTTCTCCCAGCGCGGCGTCTACAACCTGTGCCACACCCTGCAGGACATCCGTGATTCCGAGCGTCGGGTCAGCGCCAACCGCCTCAACGGCGTCGACGGCGAACTGCTCAACGCCAAGCAAGTCGCGGACGAAATTCCGTACCTCGACTGCTCGAAAAACACCCGCTACCCGGTGATGGGCGCCACCGTTCAGCGTCGCGGTGGCGTGGCCCGTCACGATGCCGTGGCGTGGGGCTTTGCCCGTGCCGCCGACGCACTCGGCGTGGACCTGATCCAGCAGACCGAAGTGATCGGTTTCCGCAAGGAAAACGGCGTGTGCATCGGTGTTGAAACCAACAAGGGCTTCATCGGCGCCAAGCGCGTCGGCGTGGTCACCGCCGGTAACTCCGGGCACATGGCCAAGCTCGCCGGTTTCCGTCTGCCGATCGAATCCCACCCGCTGCAAGCGCTGGTGTCCGAGCCGATCAAACCGATTATCGACAGTGTGATCATGTCCAACGCCGTGCACGGTTACATCAGCCAGTCCGACAAGGGCGACCTGGTGATCGGCGCCGGTATCGACGGCTACAACGGCTACGGCCAGCGCGGTTCGTACCCGGTGATCGAGCACACCATCCAGGCCATCGTCGAGATGTTCCCGGTGCTGTCGCGGGTGCGCATGAACCGTCAGTGGGGCGGCATCGTCGACACCACGCCGGATGCCTGCCCGATCATTTCGAAAACCCCGGTCCCGAACATGTTCTTCAACTGCGGTTGGGGCACCGGCGGCTTCAAGGCCACACCTGGCTCGGGCAACGTGTTTGCCGCGAGTCTGGCCAAGGGTGAAATGCACCCGCTGGCCGCACCTTTCTCCATCGACCGTTTCCACAACGGTGCGTTGATCGACGAACACGGCGCTGCGGCTGTCGCCCACTAA
- a CDS encoding acyltransferase yields the protein MRRLLTGCLVTLLLLSNTLVLFGPLMVFALLKLILPGRFRDYASWAVMWIAETWAEIDKLIFRLCIPTQWDIRGGEDLRSDTSYLVISNHQSWVDIPALIQTLNRRTPFFKFFLKKELIWVPFLGLAWWALDYPFMKRYTKAFLAKHPELAGKDLEITKAACELFKRQPVTVVNYLEGTRYTAAKSTQQQSPFSHLLKPKAGGVAFVLAAMGEQLDAILDVTVVYPQQKIPGFWDLISGNVPRVIIDIQTRELDPALWQGDYENDPVFREKVQNWVNQLWTLKDQRIAELKGERR from the coding sequence ATGCGCCGCCTGCTCACCGGCTGTCTCGTCACCCTGCTGCTGTTGTCCAACACCCTCGTGCTCTTCGGCCCGCTGATGGTGTTTGCCCTGCTCAAGCTGATCCTGCCGGGGCGCTTTCGCGACTACGCCTCGTGGGCGGTGATGTGGATCGCCGAGACCTGGGCGGAAATCGACAAGCTGATCTTTCGCCTGTGCATCCCCACCCAATGGGACATTCGCGGCGGCGAAGACCTGCGCAGCGACACCTCCTATCTGGTCATCAGCAACCATCAGTCCTGGGTCGATATCCCTGCGCTGATCCAGACCCTCAATCGGCGCACGCCGTTCTTCAAGTTCTTCCTCAAGAAAGAACTGATCTGGGTGCCGTTCCTGGGCCTGGCCTGGTGGGCGCTGGATTATCCGTTCATGAAGCGCTACACCAAGGCGTTCCTGGCGAAGCACCCGGAGCTGGCCGGCAAGGATCTGGAAATCACCAAAGCCGCCTGCGAGCTGTTCAAGCGCCAGCCGGTGACGGTGGTCAATTATCTGGAAGGCACGCGTTACACCGCCGCCAAAAGCACTCAGCAGCAATCACCGTTCAGCCACCTGCTCAAGCCCAAGGCCGGCGGCGTGGCGTTCGTGCTTGCAGCGATGGGCGAACAGCTGGACGCGATTCTCGATGTGACCGTGGTTTATCCACAGCAGAAGATTCCAGGGTTCTGGGACCTGATCAGCGGCAACGTGCCGCGCGTGATCATCGACATCCAGACCCGCGAGCTGGATCCGGCCCTGTGGCAGGGTGATTACGAAAACGATCCGGTGTTTCGCGAGAAGGTCCAGAACTGGGTCAACCAGCTCTGGACCCTCAAGGATCAGCGCATCGCCGAACTCAAAGGCGAGCGCCGCTGA
- a CDS encoding sarcosine oxidase subunit gamma, with the protein MTAANVYQQRPTTGAKAESSLHHADLASLVGKGRKTAGVTVREKKLLGHLTIRGDGHDAAFAAGVHKALGIELPGALSVIVKGETSLQWMGPDEWLLIVPSGEEFAAEQKLREALGDLHIAIVNVSGGQQVLELSGPNVRQVLMKSTSYDVHPNNFPVGKAVGTVFAKSQLMIRHTAEDTWELLIRRSFSDYWWLWLQDASAEYGLSVQA; encoded by the coding sequence ATGACCGCAGCCAACGTTTACCAACAACGCCCGACCACCGGGGCCAAAGCCGAGTCGTCGCTGCATCATGCCGACCTCGCCAGCCTGGTGGGCAAGGGTCGCAAGACTGCCGGTGTGACCGTGCGCGAGAAGAAACTCCTCGGCCATCTGACTATTCGCGGCGATGGCCACGATGCCGCGTTCGCCGCCGGTGTGCACAAGGCCTTGGGCATTGAGTTGCCGGGCGCCCTGAGCGTGATCGTCAAAGGTGAAACCAGCCTGCAATGGATGGGGCCGGACGAGTGGCTGCTGATCGTGCCGAGCGGTGAAGAATTTGCTGCCGAGCAGAAACTGCGCGAAGCGCTGGGCGATCTGCATATCGCAATCGTCAACGTCAGCGGCGGTCAACAGGTGCTCGAATTGAGCGGCCCGAACGTGCGTCAGGTGCTGATGAAGTCCACCAGTTACGACGTGCACCCGAACAACTTCCCGGTCGGCAAGGCTGTGGGCACGGTGTTCGCCAAGTCGCAGCTGATGATCCGCCACACCGCCGAAGACACCTGGGAACTGCTGATCCGTCGCAGCTTCTCGGATTACTGGTGGTTGTGGTTGCAGGACGCGTCCGCCGAATACGGCCTTAGCGTTCAGGCCTGA
- a CDS encoding RNA polymerase sigma factor has product MNGTSAVAELACELPETSACPVWRLVITLADTDQLRQLLAQCSQGDRRAFETLYRSVGPRLHGVALRFMGRPDLAEEVLQESFVRIWNNASRYESHLSAPMTWMINITRNQAIDQLRKHRDRPLSDFEQEALVDENPSAHDQLNSAREASALNRCLETLEGMQRQSITVAYFQGLSCSELAEHLAAPLGSVKSWIRRGMERLRRCLES; this is encoded by the coding sequence ATGAATGGCACGAGCGCTGTCGCTGAACTAGCCTGTGAACTACCCGAAACCAGCGCCTGTCCTGTCTGGAGACTTGTCATTACCCTCGCCGACACCGATCAGCTCCGGCAGTTGCTGGCCCAGTGCTCACAGGGCGACCGCCGTGCCTTCGAAACGCTGTACCGCAGCGTAGGCCCGCGCCTGCACGGCGTGGCCCTGCGTTTCATGGGGCGCCCGGATCTGGCCGAAGAAGTGCTGCAGGAAAGCTTCGTGCGAATCTGGAACAACGCTTCGCGCTATGAATCGCACCTGTCGGCGCCAATGACCTGGATGATCAACATCACCCGCAATCAGGCCATCGACCAGTTGCGCAAGCACCGCGACCGGCCCTTGAGTGATTTCGAGCAGGAAGCCTTGGTGGATGAAAATCCCTCGGCCCATGACCAATTGAACAGCGCCCGTGAAGCCAGTGCACTGAACCGCTGCCTGGAAACCCTCGAAGGCATGCAGCGCCAGTCGATTACCGTGGCGTATTTTCAGGGGTTGTCCTGCTCGGAACTGGCCGAGCATCTGGCGGCGCCGCTGGGTTCGGTCAAGTCGTGGATTCGCCGTGGCATGGAACGCCTGCGCCGGTGCCTTGAATCATGA
- a CDS encoding DUF2780 domain-containing protein produces MKISRGFALASLLTLAAGPVFAGFSLNDVAGAVSGMQGGDKAAAAAPTSETAGLLSALSALNVTPQQAVGGTSAMLGLAKNKLSNTDYSELAKEVPGIDKLSGGSGNLAALSGLLGSSGKSAGLENALGNVKDTNDLNNAFGALGMDSGMVGQFAPILLQYLGQQGVGGSLLQSLGSIWGTGTNG; encoded by the coding sequence ATGAAGATTTCACGCGGTTTTGCCCTGGCATCGCTCCTGACCCTGGCGGCAGGTCCGGTGTTTGCCGGTTTCAGTTTGAATGACGTGGCCGGTGCGGTATCGGGCATGCAGGGCGGGGACAAGGCTGCCGCCGCGGCGCCGACCTCGGAAACCGCCGGTCTGTTGAGTGCCTTGAGCGCGCTGAACGTCACGCCGCAGCAAGCGGTCGGCGGCACCAGTGCCATGCTGGGGCTGGCGAAAAACAAGCTCAGCAACACGGATTATTCCGAGTTGGCCAAGGAAGTGCCGGGCATCGACAAATTGTCGGGTGGCAGCGGCAATCTGGCGGCGTTGAGCGGCTTGCTTGGCTCGTCGGGCAAGTCCGCCGGGCTGGAAAATGCGCTGGGTAATGTCAAGGACACCAATGACCTGAACAACGCCTTCGGTGCGCTGGGCATGGACAGCGGGATGGTCGGCCAGTTTGCCCCGATCCTCCTGCAATACCTTGGTCAGCAGGGTGTCGGTGGTTCGCTGCTGCAAAGCCTGGGCAGCATCTGGGGCACCGGCACCAACGGATGA